From the bacterium genome, one window contains:
- a CDS encoding AlpA family phage regulatory protein, protein MSRAELCLTLGIAPRTLDAWQRRGIAPPAVHLTARCVRYRLADVRAWLAARQGAAA, encoded by the coding sequence ATCTCGCGCGCCGAGCTGTGCCTGACACTCGGCATCGCGCCGCGCACCCTCGACGCGTGGCAGCGACGCGGCATCGCACCGCCGGCCGTGCACCTGACGGCGCGATGTGTGCGCTACCGGCTGGCTGACGTGCGCGCCTGGCTGGCCGCCCGGCAGGGGGCCGCCGCGTGA
- a CDS encoding glycosyltransferase: protein MRAPAASIVVPLLRQDDAWLAQALDSALRQTVPAEVVVVTAPTTPASNRAVLDAFAREHPHLVVRQQRRAGFPAAINDGIGTARAPRIGLLLSDDWLEPTAVEETLRIDADIVSAGISTRAADGVTRLDRPGDVVTMDGFLARPTLERRAAYLQHFFLFSRASLVAVGGLDETLGDAPGIDDYDLVWTLLERGATVGIVGRSLYNYRDHERERLTLRDPAQQVRTLERILDKHGVGGDERQELIARHARWFGRPIHAVRGAGTPP, encoded by the coding sequence ATGCGCGCCCCCGCGGCGAGCATCGTGGTGCCGCTCCTGCGCCAGGACGATGCCTGGCTGGCGCAGGCCCTGGACTCCGCGCTGCGGCAGACCGTCCCGGCCGAGGTGGTGGTGGTGACCGCGCCGACCACGCCGGCCTCGAACCGCGCGGTGCTCGACGCCTTCGCCCGCGAGCATCCGCACCTCGTCGTGCGACAGCAGCGGCGCGCCGGCTTCCCGGCCGCGATCAACGACGGCATCGGCACGGCGCGCGCGCCGCGCATCGGGCTCCTGCTCAGCGACGATTGGCTCGAGCCGACCGCCGTCGAGGAGACGCTCCGCATCGACGCGGACATCGTGTCGGCGGGGATCAGCACGCGCGCGGCGGATGGCGTGACGCGGCTCGACCGACCGGGCGACGTCGTCACCATGGACGGCTTCCTCGCCCGGCCGACGCTCGAGCGCCGCGCCGCGTACCTGCAGCACTTCTTCCTCTTCTCGCGCGCCAGCCTCGTCGCCGTCGGCGGCCTCGACGAGACGCTCGGCGATGCGCCGGGGATCGACGACTACGACCTCGTCTGGACCCTGCTCGAGCGCGGCGCCACGGTCGGCATCGTCGGCCGCAGCCTCTACAACTATCGCGACCACGAGCGCGAGCGCCTCACGTTGCGCGACCCCGCGCAACAGGTGCGCACCCTCGAGCGCATCCTCGACAAGCACGGCGTCGGCGGCGACGAGCGGCAGGAGCTGATCGCCCGGCATGCGCGCTGGTTCGGCCGCCCCATCCATGCGGTGCGCGGAGCGGGGACGCCCCCGTGA
- a CDS encoding glycosyltransferase: protein MIAAHRAPARPRVVIANVTNPVEGSLDYDALWADHELPPPPARRHGLFDQPVGWGFHIYALGVLMLDRGLARHVEFWDYARQRSTEYHGNGVLKVRFSNAADVAAYLRRYGPPDLFVNYGRTGRPLLDLLAGQCFRVHVPCTRAASERDGNSGAECYLVDDEAYLDDRSLLYVPVVNTHRISPGADPKVRDFIYLASVYEGKRHDLLLRAVEGTELTGHLHPVEPGQLDVRNPNITTSAFGARSVVELLRSSRIAVYAGDRTSNPAAMWECVAAGLPIVVNAAIRGGKHLVVPGVTGELATEDELLATMRRVLAARDSYAPRRHFEAAWDTVATLERYLAFFRRMGLRLPPCS from the coding sequence ATGATCGCCGCCCACCGCGCGCCGGCGCGCCCGCGCGTCGTCATCGCCAACGTCACGAATCCGGTGGAGGGGAGCCTCGACTATGATGCGCTCTGGGCCGACCACGAGCTGCCTCCGCCGCCAGCGCGGCGGCATGGCCTCTTCGATCAACCGGTCGGCTGGGGCTTCCACATCTACGCGCTCGGCGTGCTCATGCTGGACCGCGGATTGGCGCGCCACGTCGAGTTCTGGGACTACGCGCGCCAGCGGTCGACCGAATACCACGGCAACGGCGTGCTCAAGGTGCGTTTCTCCAACGCGGCGGACGTCGCCGCGTACCTCCGCCGCTATGGCCCACCCGACCTGTTCGTGAACTACGGGCGCACTGGCCGTCCGCTGCTCGACCTGCTCGCCGGGCAGTGCTTCCGCGTCCACGTGCCCTGCACCCGCGCCGCCAGCGAGCGCGACGGGAACTCGGGCGCGGAGTGCTACCTGGTCGACGACGAGGCCTACCTCGACGACCGTTCGCTGCTCTACGTGCCGGTCGTCAACACGCACCGCATCTCTCCCGGCGCGGATCCGAAGGTCCGCGACTTCATCTATCTGGCCAGCGTCTACGAGGGGAAGCGCCACGACCTGCTCCTCCGCGCGGTGGAAGGAACGGAGCTCACGGGGCATCTCCACCCGGTGGAGCCCGGCCAGCTCGACGTGCGCAATCCCAACATCACCACGTCCGCGTTCGGCGCGCGCAGCGTCGTCGAGCTGCTCCGCTCGTCCCGCATCGCCGTGTACGCGGGCGATCGCACGTCGAACCCCGCGGCGATGTGGGAGTGCGTGGCGGCGGGCCTGCCGATCGTCGTCAACGCGGCGATCCGCGGCGGCAAGCACCTGGTCGTACCGGGCGTCACCGGCGAGCTGGCGACCGAGGACGAGCTCCTCGCCACCATGCGCCGCGTCCTGGCCGCGCGGGATTCCTATGCGCCGCGCCGCCACTTCGAGGCGGCCTGGGACACGGTCGCGACGCTCGAGCGCTATCTCGCGTTCTTCCGCCGCATGGGGCTGCGGTTGCCGCCATGTTCCTGA
- a CDS encoding glycosyltransferase family 4 protein: MTSLRILYDVPGWAYHNEAVALQKYAPPDFEVSIAPLEPATVAGAEAALGDGPPADIVLLLREFATAEVADALRRRRWPSKLVVGWSCGFPRRLGEFYALRHRADGWIFNNRECWLGSGQWPRTVEIANGVDLDVFSVTRPPATRRPKVLWVGSQLYRRLKGHDDLMLPLRERLRGRGIDCELLLVDSRGPHKRTPRQMAEWYNAGTVLVCASESEGTPNPALEAAACGCTVVSTRVGNMPELIRDDVNGYLVERDLESLAAGVERALAHYPRLAEAMQQDIRAWHWADRSREHFAFLRGVLASRPAAPAARPDLSRALTVFVTTVGAPTIDTCLAHLAEQDCTFPLRVLDRVAPMDAAFQRMLDECRTPYYVQVDEDMLLHPHAVRTLHDAMAASPPAVAVIARTLYDVHLERCIFGVKIFRHEVVRRYPFRAIEAFEIDQVQRFEADGYRLVKSPCGQRPLAGHTLGMHGTRWTPESIYERYANLQRRLRVHPDRMQWFAEYGPIFLRRFLDDPSDLNALALLGLMAGHLAAPTGPAKDYRTREAVLGVGHLRAWLESLRHHAAAPPRGLEPDAPVAQPATGDAPSPADGVVRDRRRA, from the coding sequence ATGACGTCGCTGCGCATCCTCTACGACGTCCCGGGATGGGCCTACCACAACGAGGCGGTGGCGCTGCAGAAGTACGCGCCGCCGGATTTCGAGGTGTCGATCGCGCCGCTCGAGCCCGCGACCGTGGCCGGCGCGGAAGCGGCGCTCGGCGACGGGCCGCCCGCCGACATCGTGTTGCTGCTGCGCGAGTTCGCCACCGCCGAGGTGGCGGACGCGCTCCGCCGCCGCCGCTGGCCGAGCAAGCTCGTGGTCGGCTGGAGCTGCGGGTTCCCGCGCCGGCTCGGCGAGTTCTACGCCCTGCGTCACCGCGCCGACGGGTGGATCTTCAACAACCGCGAGTGCTGGCTCGGCAGCGGCCAATGGCCGCGCACCGTCGAGATCGCCAACGGCGTCGATCTCGACGTCTTCTCGGTGACGCGCCCCCCGGCGACGCGGCGGCCGAAGGTGCTGTGGGTGGGCTCGCAGCTCTACCGACGCCTGAAGGGACACGACGATCTGATGCTGCCCCTGCGCGAGCGCCTGCGTGGGCGCGGCATCGACTGCGAGCTGCTGCTGGTCGATTCCCGCGGTCCGCACAAGCGCACGCCGCGGCAGATGGCGGAATGGTACAACGCGGGAACCGTGCTGGTGTGCGCCAGCGAGTCGGAGGGCACGCCGAATCCAGCGCTCGAAGCCGCCGCCTGCGGCTGCACCGTGGTCTCGACTCGCGTCGGCAACATGCCCGAGCTGATCCGCGACGACGTGAACGGGTATCTGGTCGAGCGCGACCTGGAATCCCTGGCGGCGGGCGTGGAGCGCGCGCTCGCCCACTACCCGCGCCTCGCCGAGGCGATGCAGCAGGACATCCGGGCGTGGCACTGGGCCGATCGCAGCCGGGAGCACTTCGCCTTCCTTCGCGGCGTGCTCGCGTCGCGGCCCGCCGCGCCGGCGGCGCGGCCCGATCTGTCGCGCGCCCTCACCGTGTTCGTGACCACGGTCGGCGCTCCGACCATCGACACCTGCCTCGCGCATCTCGCCGAGCAGGACTGCACCTTTCCGCTGCGGGTGCTCGACCGCGTGGCGCCGATGGACGCCGCGTTCCAGCGCATGCTCGACGAGTGCCGCACGCCCTATTACGTGCAGGTCGACGAGGACATGCTCCTGCATCCGCACGCGGTGCGGACGCTGCACGACGCCATGGCGGCGTCCCCGCCGGCGGTCGCGGTCATCGCGCGCACGCTCTACGACGTGCACCTCGAGCGCTGCATCTTCGGCGTCAAGATCTTCCGCCACGAGGTCGTCCGGCGCTATCCGTTCCGCGCCATCGAGGCGTTCGAGATCGATCAGGTGCAACGCTTCGAGGCCGACGGCTACCGCCTCGTCAAGTCGCCCTGCGGGCAGCGGCCGCTCGCCGGACACACGCTCGGCATGCACGGCACCCGCTGGACGCCGGAATCGATCTACGAGCGCTACGCCAATCTGCAGCGCCGCCTGCGCGTCCATCCCGACCGCATGCAGTGGTTCGCCGAGTACGGACCGATCTTCCTGCGGCGGTTTCTCGACGATCCGAGCGACCTGAACGCGCTCGCCCTGCTCGGCCTGATGGCGGGCCATCTGGCGGCGCCGACCGGCCCGGCCAAGGACTATCGCACCCGTGAGGCGGTGCTCGGCGTCGGCCACCTGCGCGCCTGGCTCGAGTCCCTGCGCCACCACGCCGCCGCGCCACCGCGGGGGCTCGAGCCCGACGCGCCGGTCGCGCAACCGGCCACCGGCGATGCGCCTTCGCCGGCCGACGGCGTCGTGAGGGACCGCCGCAGGGCCTGA
- the asnB gene encoding asparagine synthase (glutamine-hydrolyzing): MFHVDGGAEASSDLVERMAGRLRHRGPDAAGVHVRGPVGLAVRRLAIVDPAGGAQPMVNDDASVAVAFNGEIYNFRELRAVLRTHGHRFATDCDTEVVLRAYEHYGPECVQHFRGMFAFAIWDAPRRHLFLARDRFGIKPLYYAWDGRTFHFGSEIKALLAAGVRRAIDATALDDFFTFTYIPAPRTIFTAVRKLSPGRTLSVSANGVVEREYWDLVFEPREIDAATCATRLGEALRATVALHLDGAATGMFLSGGIDSSALTAVAAELAAGPVDTFSIGFAESAFDERPFARAVAQRWQTRAHESLVRHEAVQVVDRLAEHFDEPFADSSMVPTYHLCQLARAHLRVCCAGDGGDEVFAGYPRFAAFQERAAVDPAGAEDAYLAARTWLSPEMKARLYGNWLRRELRGYDPLAQVRAHFAHARQWDPLSRIQYVESKTYLPGDLLTKVDRASMAHGLEVRVPLLDHRLVEHAARIPSALKLRDGVSKAVLKQALGDRLPAQVVERPKRGFSMPLAAWMRGPLRPWVEQRLFHRQTRLGEWVDLAVVREWWQDHQRGRNLNRFLWSLIVLDAWAARYGDAAGDPERPS, from the coding sequence GTGTTCCATGTCGACGGCGGCGCCGAAGCGTCGTCCGATCTCGTCGAGCGGATGGCCGGCCGGCTGCGCCATCGCGGTCCCGACGCGGCGGGCGTTCACGTCCGCGGCCCGGTGGGCCTGGCGGTGCGCCGCCTGGCCATCGTCGACCCGGCCGGCGGCGCCCAGCCCATGGTCAACGACGATGCCAGCGTGGCGGTGGCGTTCAACGGCGAGATCTACAACTTCCGCGAGCTGCGCGCCGTCCTGCGCACCCACGGCCATCGCTTCGCGACCGATTGCGACACGGAAGTGGTCCTGCGCGCCTACGAGCACTACGGGCCCGAGTGCGTCCAGCACTTCCGCGGCATGTTCGCCTTCGCCATCTGGGACGCGCCGCGCCGGCATCTGTTCCTGGCCCGCGACCGCTTCGGCATCAAGCCGCTGTACTATGCGTGGGACGGGCGCACGTTCCACTTCGGCTCGGAGATCAAGGCGCTCCTCGCCGCCGGCGTGCGGCGCGCGATCGACGCGACGGCGCTCGACGACTTCTTCACCTTCACCTACATCCCGGCGCCGCGGACGATCTTCACCGCGGTGCGCAAGCTGTCGCCCGGTCGCACCCTGTCCGTCTCGGCGAACGGCGTGGTCGAGCGCGAGTACTGGGACCTCGTGTTCGAGCCGCGGGAGATCGACGCGGCGACCTGCGCCACCCGGCTCGGCGAGGCGCTGCGCGCCACCGTCGCGCTCCACCTCGACGGCGCCGCGACCGGCATGTTCCTCTCCGGCGGCATCGATTCCAGCGCCCTGACCGCGGTGGCGGCCGAGCTCGCCGCGGGCCCCGTCGACACCTTCTCGATCGGCTTCGCGGAGTCCGCGTTCGACGAGCGGCCGTTCGCGCGCGCGGTGGCCCAGCGCTGGCAGACCCGCGCCCACGAGTCGCTCGTGCGGCACGAGGCGGTGCAGGTCGTCGACCGGCTCGCCGAGCACTTCGACGAGCCCTTCGCCGATTCCTCGATGGTGCCGACCTATCACCTCTGTCAGTTGGCGCGGGCGCACCTCCGGGTGTGCTGCGCCGGCGACGGCGGCGACGAGGTGTTCGCCGGCTATCCGCGATTCGCGGCGTTCCAGGAGCGGGCCGCGGTCGATCCCGCCGGCGCGGAGGACGCGTACCTGGCGGCACGCACCTGGCTGTCACCGGAGATGAAAGCGCGGCTCTACGGGAACTGGTTGCGCCGCGAGCTACGCGGATACGACCCGCTGGCCCAGGTGCGGGCGCACTTCGCGCACGCGCGACAGTGGGATCCGCTCTCGCGCATCCAGTACGTCGAGAGCAAGACGTACCTGCCCGGCGACCTCCTCACGAAGGTGGACCGCGCCAGCATGGCGCACGGCCTCGAGGTGCGCGTGCCGCTGCTCGATCACCGCCTGGTCGAGCACGCGGCCCGCATCCCGTCGGCGCTCAAGCTCCGTGACGGCGTCAGCAAGGCGGTGCTGAAGCAGGCGCTCGGCGATCGGCTCCCAGCGCAGGTCGTCGAGCGGCCGAAGAGAGGCTTCTCCATGCCGCTGGCGGCGTGGATGCGCGGCCCCCTGCGCCCGTGGGTCGAACAGCGGCTCTTCCATCGCCAGACGCGTCTCGGCGAGTGGGTCGACCTCGCCGTGGTGCGCGAGTGGTGGCAGGACCATCAGCGCGGCCGCAATCTCAATCGGTTCCTGTGGTCGCTGATCGTGCTCGACGCCTGGGCGGCGCGCTACGGCGACGCCGCGGGCGACCCGGAGCGCCCGTCGTGA
- a CDS encoding glycosyltransferase family 4 protein: MKILAVCTLPPHRGGSAVSSALLLRGFAAAGHAVRVLAPIADDAAGGADAFAAAHPEIAVTRFPVPFDDVAPNLPTADRYRSVERESIRARLPELIAADRPDLVFMGRETFAWDVPEIARAHGIPAVLRTAGAMTIGMLHGTLPAADIHHLFSQYRKAALIICPARHLAARLAPFDVGTVRVIWNAVDADRFAPRVRDPRLARTLRLRADHVVVAHVSNLKSLKRPLDVIDAAALALRRDPRLVFVIVGQGPVGAAMRAACDEKGIAERVRFVGWVDHDRVADFLNLSDIVVMPAEDETQARVYLETQSCGRVLLASDIAAAREVVTDGETGVLFRKGDPADLAARLLHLADRPALRAAIGRQARARVTAHALPTIVAEYLDAFAGVVSAASPSLPPQP; encoded by the coding sequence GTGAAGATCCTGGCCGTCTGCACGCTGCCCCCGCATCGCGGCGGCAGCGCCGTCTCGTCGGCGCTGCTGCTGCGCGGCTTCGCGGCCGCCGGACATGCCGTGCGCGTCCTGGCGCCGATCGCCGACGACGCCGCGGGTGGCGCGGACGCCTTCGCGGCGGCGCATCCCGAGATCGCCGTCACCCGCTTCCCCGTTCCCTTCGATGACGTGGCGCCGAACCTGCCCACGGCGGACCGCTACCGAAGCGTCGAACGCGAGAGCATCCGCGCGCGGCTTCCCGAGCTGATCGCCGCCGACAGACCGGATCTCGTGTTCATGGGCCGGGAGACGTTCGCCTGGGACGTGCCGGAGATCGCCCGCGCGCACGGGATCCCCGCCGTGCTGCGCACCGCGGGCGCGATGACCATCGGGATGCTCCACGGCACACTGCCCGCAGCCGACATCCACCATCTCTTCTCGCAGTACCGCAAGGCCGCCCTGATCATCTGTCCGGCCCGGCATCTCGCGGCACGGCTGGCGCCGTTCGACGTCGGCACCGTGCGCGTGATCTGGAACGCGGTCGACGCCGACCGCTTCGCGCCGCGGGTGAGGGATCCGCGGCTGGCGCGCACGCTGCGGCTGCGCGCGGACCACGTCGTGGTCGCCCACGTCTCGAATCTCAAATCGCTCAAGCGGCCGCTCGACGTCATCGACGCCGCCGCGCTGGCGCTGCGCCGCGATCCGCGCCTCGTCTTCGTGATCGTCGGGCAGGGACCGGTCGGCGCCGCCATGCGGGCGGCGTGCGACGAGAAGGGCATCGCCGAGCGCGTCCGCTTCGTCGGCTGGGTCGACCACGACCGCGTGGCGGACTTCCTCAACCTCTCCGACATCGTCGTCATGCCGGCCGAGGACGAGACCCAGGCGCGCGTCTACCTGGAGACCCAGTCCTGCGGCCGGGTGCTGCTGGCGAGCGACATCGCCGCGGCGCGCGAGGTGGTCACCGACGGCGAGACCGGCGTGCTCTTCCGCAAGGGCGATCCGGCCGACCTCGCGGCCCGGCTGCTGCATCTCGCCGACCGCCCCGCCCTGCGCGCGGCCATTGGTCGGCAGGCGCGCGCGCGCGTCACGGCGCACGCCCTGCCGACGATCGTCGCCGAGTACCTCGACGCCTTCGCCGGCGTCGTGTCAGCGGCGTCGCCGTCCCTGCCGCCGCAACCGTAG